In Kushneria marisflavi, the following are encoded in one genomic region:
- a CDS encoding peptidylprolyl isomerase — MKARNANTLAALGLALSLSMSPLATAAVQPLDRVVAVVNDDAIMSSDLDQRVSQVRQQMQSRNIGMPDQNELREQVLSRMITEQIELQMAQRANLSVSDSDLNQAMRGVAQRNNMTLEQFADRVEQEGMSYAQVREQVRRELLITQVQQRSVASQVNISDREVDQYLKQAGSNANTQYHLAHILISVPQAPTPQQAEAARQKAEQLRKEITSGRAKFQEVAAAQSDGPQALDGGDLGWRSGAEMPSIFDDVVPGLSVGEVSEPIRSPSGYHLITLLDKRGGGNADQQREQIRRTLFQRKVNEELEAWTQEIRASAYVDNRLEQGDGTSP; from the coding sequence ATGAAAGCACGCAACGCAAACACGCTGGCCGCTCTGGGCCTTGCGCTGAGTCTTTCCATGTCGCCGCTGGCGACGGCTGCGGTGCAGCCACTGGATCGCGTCGTTGCCGTGGTCAACGATGACGCCATCATGTCCAGCGATCTGGACCAGCGTGTCAGCCAGGTGCGTCAGCAGATGCAGTCACGCAACATTGGCATGCCCGACCAGAATGAGCTGCGCGAACAGGTGCTCTCACGCATGATCACCGAGCAGATCGAGCTGCAAATGGCCCAGCGTGCCAACCTGAGTGTCAGCGACAGCGACCTCAATCAGGCCATGCGAGGCGTTGCCCAGCGCAACAACATGACGCTCGAGCAGTTTGCAGATCGTGTCGAGCAGGAAGGCATGAGCTATGCCCAGGTGAGAGAGCAGGTGCGCCGTGAGCTTCTGATTACTCAGGTGCAGCAGCGCAGTGTGGCAAGCCAGGTCAACATTTCCGATCGGGAAGTGGATCAGTATCTAAAGCAAGCCGGCAGCAATGCCAATACGCAGTATCATCTGGCGCATATCCTGATCTCCGTGCCGCAGGCGCCAACGCCTCAACAGGCTGAGGCGGCTCGTCAAAAGGCCGAACAGCTGCGTAAGGAAATTACCTCGGGTCGGGCGAAATTTCAGGAAGTCGCCGCGGCGCAGTCCGATGGACCGCAAGCGCTGGACGGTGGTGATCTGGGCTGGCGCTCCGGTGCCGAGATGCCCAGTATCTTTGACGACGTCGTGCCCGGCCTGAGCGTGGGGGAGGTTAGTGAGCCGATTCGCAGCCCCAGTGGTTATCATCTGATTACGCTTCTGGACAAGCGCGGCGGCGGTAATGCCGATCAGCAGCGAGAGCAGATTCGACGCACGCTGTTTCAGCGCAAGGTCAACGAAGAGCTGGAGGCCTGGACGCAGGAAATTCGTGCTTCGGCCTACGTCGACAATCGACTGGAACAGGGTGACGGCACCTCGCCGTAA
- the apaG gene encoding Co2+/Mg2+ efflux protein ApaG, which produces MSEPARDIVVEVESFYLPQESDPSQQRFVFGYRVAIRNQWAYSIQLLARYWRISLGSGEVREVRGEGVVGKQPMIAPGLPFNYSSRAILDSQVGVMEGSYTFMAPALGETFDVTIAPFRLACPLHLH; this is translated from the coding sequence ATGAGTGAGCCTGCCAGGGATATCGTGGTCGAGGTTGAAAGCTTTTATCTGCCGCAGGAGTCGGATCCTTCGCAGCAGCGCTTTGTGTTTGGCTATCGGGTCGCCATCCGCAATCAGTGGGCGTATTCCATACAGCTACTGGCGCGCTACTGGCGGATCTCCCTGGGCAGTGGCGAGGTGCGTGAAGTTCGTGGAGAAGGGGTGGTGGGCAAACAGCCCATGATTGCGCCGGGTCTGCCCTTCAATTACAGCAGCCGCGCCATTCTCGACAGCCAGGTAGGCGTCATGGAGGGCAGTTATACCTTCATGGCGCCGGCGCTGGGAGAGACGTTTGATGTGACCATTGCACCTTTTCGTCTGGCCTGCCCGCTGCATCTGCATTGA
- the folK gene encoding 2-amino-4-hydroxy-6-hydroxymethyldihydropteridine diphosphokinase, with the protein MAFVLFSLGSNAHRHRRIDAALSALHEAFGELLISRVFESHPVGFDSPCNFYNLVVGATCPWPLSQLNQWCKQVERDNGRDHSAPKFSSRALDIDILSMDDLTGCIDGITLPREEITYNAFVLRPLAESFGDHHHPLTGLTYQALWQDFDADSQGLWPVAFEWKGKQISAPEPLEAITLAPARVQ; encoded by the coding sequence ATGGCCTTTGTACTGTTCAGCCTGGGCAGCAACGCCCATCGTCATCGCCGTATCGATGCGGCGCTCTCCGCTCTGCATGAGGCATTCGGGGAACTGCTGATCTCGCGGGTATTTGAAAGCCACCCGGTGGGGTTTGACAGCCCATGCAACTTTTACAACCTGGTAGTGGGCGCGACCTGCCCGTGGCCGCTGTCGCAGCTCAATCAGTGGTGCAAGCAGGTCGAGCGTGACAATGGCCGTGACCATAGCGCCCCAAAGTTCAGCTCGCGGGCACTGGATATCGACATCCTGAGCATGGACGATCTCACCGGCTGCATTGACGGAATCACTCTGCCTCGTGAAGAGATCACCTATAACGCCTTTGTCCTGCGTCCGCTGGCGGAAAGCTTCGGTGATCACCATCATCCGCTGACAGGTTTGACCTACCAGGCGCTATGGCAGGATTTCGATGCCGACTCCCAGGGGCTGTGGCCGGTCGCCTTTGAGTGGAAGGGAAAGCAGATCTCGGCGCCGGAGCCGCTGGAGGCCATCACGCTTGCGCCAGCGCGTGTTCAATAG
- a CDS encoding polynucleotide adenylyltransferase, producing MIRFELDEALKGLEVYCVGGAVRDDLLGIAHDDRDWVIVGTTIDEMRQRGFRPVGRDFPVFLHPHTHEEYALARTERKSGHGYTGFEVHAAPDVTLEEDLARRDLTINAMAQDSSGQRVDPFHGLEDCRAGILRHVSGAFVEDPLRILRTARFLARFRPRGFTVADDTMTLMKAMVAEGEVSHLVAERVWQEIERALSESDPRAFFELLQQCGALNVLMPTLDEVLVEGLARMSVATAPMARWALLTADLSIDALTALCERYRVPGEWRDRALMVVRSRAMFSAPFEAEQVLAWAQVMDAWRRQSRLDDVLDMLAIGDFGLPVTVLEHAIDQARMISPQSLMAQGYQGAELGRMIEIERLRAIEHALAQA from the coding sequence GTGATTCGTTTTGAGCTCGATGAGGCGCTGAAGGGTCTCGAGGTCTATTGCGTTGGCGGCGCCGTGCGTGATGACCTGCTGGGGATCGCCCATGATGACCGGGATTGGGTGATTGTGGGTACCACCATCGATGAGATGCGCCAGCGCGGGTTTCGCCCGGTCGGGCGTGATTTCCCCGTCTTTCTCCACCCTCATACTCACGAGGAATACGCTCTGGCGCGCACCGAGCGCAAATCCGGTCATGGTTATACCGGTTTTGAGGTACATGCCGCGCCCGATGTGACACTGGAAGAAGATCTTGCGCGGCGCGATCTGACCATCAATGCGATGGCGCAGGATAGTTCGGGGCAGCGCGTGGATCCTTTTCATGGTCTGGAGGATTGTCGTGCCGGAATCCTCCGTCATGTCTCCGGGGCCTTCGTCGAAGACCCGCTGCGCATTCTACGCACTGCCCGCTTTCTGGCCCGTTTTCGCCCGCGCGGGTTTACGGTCGCTGATGACACGATGACGCTGATGAAGGCCATGGTGGCCGAGGGCGAGGTCAGTCATCTGGTGGCCGAACGGGTCTGGCAGGAGATCGAGCGGGCGCTGAGCGAGTCTGATCCAAGGGCCTTTTTCGAGTTGCTTCAGCAGTGTGGAGCGCTCAATGTTTTGATGCCGACGCTCGATGAAGTGTTGGTGGAAGGTCTGGCACGGATGAGTGTTGCTACGGCGCCCATGGCCCGCTGGGCGCTGCTGACGGCGGACCTGTCAATTGACGCCCTGACGGCACTTTGCGAGCGTTATCGCGTGCCGGGAGAGTGGCGTGATCGTGCTCTGATGGTCGTGCGAAGTCGGGCGATGTTCTCAGCCCCGTTTGAGGCCGAGCAGGTGCTGGCCTGGGCGCAGGTCATGGATGCCTGGCGGCGGCAGTCGCGTCTGGATGACGTGCTTGATATGCTGGCCATCGGCGACTTCGGGTTGCCTGTTACGGTGCTTGAACACGCGATTGATCAGGCGCGCATGATTTCACCTCAATCACTCATGGCGCAGGGCTATCAGGGTGCCGAGCTGGGACGTATGATCGAGATCGAGCGTCTGCGTGCTATTGAACACGCGCTGGCGCAAGCGTGA
- the folB gene encoding dihydroneopterin aldolase translates to MDMVLIEELALEAVIGVYEWEKRIHQRLLLSLELGCDIAQAARNDDLSATLDYAAISQRLQAYCSEHRFELVETFAERMASLLQEEFGIAWLRLTLKKPGAVADAAFVGVRIERGEYRS, encoded by the coding sequence ATGGACATGGTGCTGATTGAAGAACTGGCGCTGGAAGCCGTTATCGGCGTGTACGAGTGGGAAAAGCGCATCCATCAGCGGCTCCTGCTGAGCCTGGAGCTGGGCTGCGACATCGCACAGGCCGCTCGTAACGATGACCTGAGCGCCACACTGGACTATGCCGCTATTAGCCAGCGCCTTCAGGCGTACTGCAGCGAACACCGGTTTGAACTGGTAGAAACCTTTGCCGAGCGCATGGCGAGCCTGCTTCAAGAAGAATTTGGCATTGCCTGGCTGCGGCTGACGCTCAAGAAACCGGGTGCCGTGGCAGACGCTGCCTTTGTGGGCGTGCGTATCGAACGCGGCGAGTACCGCAGCTGA
- the dnaG gene encoding DNA primase, producing the protein MAGRIPQRFIDDLLARTDIVDVIGARVQLKKTGRNHSALCPFHQEKSPSFTVSADKQFYHCFGCGASGNALRFVMEFDRLNFPEAIEALAGRAGMEVPREGESDEQRQQARVQARRQEEAVNLLELGTRFYQQQLASGASQSAHDYLKRRGLSDDIVSRYAIGYAPAGWDVLKRHLSEKGVDENVQIEYGLLVRKEETGRSWDRFRDRVIFPIRDWKGRTIGFGGRVLGDEKPKYLNSPESPVFHKGRELYGLYETRMQSKRPERMLIVEGYMDVVALAQHGVDYAVATLGTATTEEHLRRLFRLVDEVVFCFDGDTAGRQAAYRALNTVLPQMIDGRQARFLFLPEGEDPDSLIRQEGGKAFEQRIVRAGSLTEYLFDHAGEGRDLRRLEDRERFASAVLEGIAKLPQGLLKSLLMRELSERTGLERSTLEEISEGRARPGVAASQTPQPQQHASSHESGHSAPLARKAPPRRQQGATSLSMSGRILHLIVHSPVLVEALPEGEAWCPEDDDGQLLLEVVRLVRAGGYRSSQVLLAHFHGSSHGSRLLTLLQREPLIPAALRQREMEVLVAHFEQQRKRSSPERELEALQARERNGEKLTREEAGRLWQLICELKR; encoded by the coding sequence ATGGCCGGCAGAATTCCTCAGCGATTCATCGACGATCTACTGGCGCGAACGGATATCGTTGATGTCATTGGTGCTCGTGTGCAGCTCAAGAAGACGGGGCGCAACCACTCGGCGCTTTGTCCGTTTCACCAGGAAAAGTCTCCTTCCTTTACTGTCAGCGCCGATAAGCAGTTCTACCACTGCTTTGGGTGTGGTGCGAGCGGCAACGCGCTGCGTTTTGTCATGGAGTTTGATCGCCTGAATTTCCCGGAGGCGATCGAGGCACTGGCCGGTCGTGCCGGCATGGAAGTGCCGCGCGAAGGAGAAAGCGATGAACAGCGCCAGCAGGCGCGTGTCCAGGCGCGACGACAGGAAGAAGCCGTCAATCTGCTGGAGTTGGGGACGCGGTTCTATCAGCAGCAGTTGGCGTCAGGCGCGTCGCAGTCGGCGCACGATTATCTAAAGCGTCGCGGCCTGAGCGATGACATTGTCAGCCGTTATGCCATTGGCTATGCACCGGCAGGCTGGGATGTGCTCAAGCGTCATCTGAGCGAAAAGGGTGTGGATGAAAACGTTCAGATCGAGTATGGCCTGCTGGTCAGGAAAGAGGAAACCGGGCGCAGTTGGGACCGTTTCCGTGATCGGGTCATTTTTCCCATCCGCGACTGGAAAGGGCGAACGATCGGCTTTGGCGGCCGCGTGCTGGGGGATGAAAAGCCCAAGTATCTCAACTCGCCCGAGTCCCCGGTCTTTCACAAGGGGCGAGAGCTTTACGGGCTTTATGAGACCCGGATGCAATCAAAGCGTCCTGAGCGCATGCTCATTGTGGAAGGCTATATGGATGTGGTGGCCCTGGCGCAGCACGGGGTCGATTACGCGGTAGCGACACTTGGGACTGCGACCACGGAAGAGCATTTACGGCGTCTTTTCCGCCTGGTGGATGAGGTGGTGTTCTGTTTCGACGGTGATACTGCTGGCCGGCAGGCGGCATATCGTGCGCTGAATACCGTGCTGCCGCAGATGATCGATGGCCGTCAGGCACGGTTTCTGTTTCTGCCGGAAGGGGAAGACCCGGACTCTCTGATCCGTCAGGAAGGCGGTAAGGCGTTTGAGCAGCGCATCGTTCGCGCCGGTTCGTTGACGGAATACCTCTTCGATCATGCCGGTGAGGGACGGGATCTGCGGCGCCTTGAGGATCGGGAGCGCTTTGCCAGTGCTGTGCTGGAAGGCATCGCGAAGTTGCCTCAGGGGCTTTTGAAATCCCTTTTGATGCGCGAGCTCAGCGAGCGTACAGGCCTTGAGCGCAGTACGCTTGAAGAGATTTCCGAAGGCAGGGCTCGCCCGGGTGTGGCGGCATCACAGACCCCTCAGCCACAGCAGCATGCGTCTTCTCATGAATCCGGCCATTCGGCGCCGTTGGCAAGAAAGGCGCCGCCACGCCGTCAGCAGGGTGCGACGAGCCTGAGCATGAGCGGTCGAATCCTTCATTTGATCGTACATTCGCCAGTGCTGGTCGAGGCGCTACCTGAAGGCGAGGCGTGGTGCCCTGAAGATGACGACGGCCAGCTGTTGCTGGAGGTGGTCAGGCTGGTGCGCGCTGGTGGGTATCGCTCATCGCAGGTATTGCTGGCCCATTTTCATGGCAGCAGTCATGGCAGCCGGCTGTTGACGCTCCTGCAGCGTGAGCCATTGATTCCGGCCGCTCTGCGTCAGCGGGAAATGGAGGTGCTCGTGGCGCACTTCGAGCAGCAGCGCAAGCGTTCAAGTCCGGAGCGTGAGCTTGAAGCGTTGCAGGCCAGAGAGCGCAACGGTGAAAAACTCACGCGTGAGGAAGCAGGTCGGCTGTGGCAGTTGATCTGTGAGCTCAAGCGCTGA
- the rpsU gene encoding 30S ribosomal protein S21 has product MPSVKVRDNEPFDVALRRFKRSCEKAGVLSEVRRRENYEKPTAERKRKAAAAVKRHAKKLQRERKRFERLY; this is encoded by the coding sequence ATGCCTTCCGTCAAAGTACGTGATAACGAACCGTTCGACGTTGCTCTGCGTCGCTTCAAGCGCTCCTGTGAAAAGGCTGGCGTGCTCTCCGAAGTTCGTCGTCGTGAGAACTACGAAAAGCCCACGGCCGAGCGCAAGCGCAAGGCAGCAGCAGCTGTCAAGCGTCATGCCAAGAAGCTGCAGCGCGAGCGCAAGCGCTTCGAACGGTTGTATTAA
- a CDS encoding symmetrical bis(5'-nucleosyl)-tetraphosphatase, which produces MTIWVIGDLHGCGHEFDALLKAIDFVPGRDHLWLTGDLINRGPQSLATLRRVYELREHASVVLGNHDLHLLAVAFGHGRLKPSDTLIDILEAPDREVLLEWLRCQPLMVESQTYQCVMTHAGLPPQWSIERARQYAREGEAMLSSRQFLEFLPHMYGNEPARFEPGLRGNDRLRAIINVFTRMRFIDAHGTLDFSAKEGLDSAPEGFSPWFCFERGDTERLIFGHWAALEGRAPGARANVRSLDAGCVWGGALMAMNLETDEVVTVAAQARG; this is translated from the coding sequence ATGACGATCTGGGTCATCGGTGATTTACATGGCTGCGGCCATGAGTTTGATGCGCTGCTCAAGGCCATCGATTTTGTACCGGGGCGCGATCATCTGTGGCTGACCGGGGATCTGATCAATCGTGGGCCGCAGTCACTGGCAACGCTTCGCCGGGTATATGAATTGCGTGAGCATGCAAGCGTGGTGCTTGGTAATCATGACCTGCATCTTCTGGCCGTCGCCTTTGGCCATGGTCGTCTCAAGCCTTCGGATACCCTGATCGATATCCTTGAGGCGCCTGACCGTGAAGTGTTGCTGGAGTGGCTGCGTTGCCAGCCCTTGATGGTCGAGTCCCAGACGTATCAGTGCGTCATGACCCATGCAGGTCTGCCGCCGCAGTGGTCGATCGAACGTGCAAGGCAATATGCCCGTGAAGGTGAGGCCATGCTGTCTTCGCGCCAGTTCCTTGAATTCCTGCCGCACATGTATGGCAATGAGCCGGCGCGATTCGAGCCGGGGCTTCGCGGCAATGATCGCCTGCGCGCGATCATCAATGTCTTTACACGCATGCGTTTTATCGATGCCCACGGCACGCTCGATTTCAGCGCAAAGGAAGGGCTGGACAGTGCGCCCGAAGGTTTCAGTCCCTGGTTCTGCTTCGAGCGGGGCGACACCGAGCGCTTGATCTTTGGTCACTGGGCTGCCCTGGAAGGTCGTGCACCCGGGGCGCGAGCCAATGTTCGATCGCTTGATGCCGGCTGTGTCTGGGGCGGGGCCCTGATGGCCATGAATCTTGAAACCGATGAAGTTGTCACGGTCGCCGCGCAGGCGCGTGGATAA
- the tsaD gene encoding tRNA (adenosine(37)-N6)-threonylcarbamoyltransferase complex transferase subunit TsaD yields MRVLGIETSCDETGIALFDSEHGLLADALFSQIDMHVEHGGVVPELASRDHVRRLLPLIDQVLLEAGLKAREVDAIAYTAGPGLVGALMVGASTAHGLAWAWQVPVLGVHHMEGHLLAPMLEEERPEFPFVALLVSGGHTQLVAVHALGDYTLLGESVDDAAGEAFDKAARMLSLPYPGGPHIARLAEQGDPTRFRFPRPMTDRPGLDFSFSGLKTHTLTTIKALESEGTLDDQTRADVARAFEEAVADTLVIKCRRALEQSGLKRLVVAGGVSANQRLRQRLDAALEKMGARAFYPRGRFCTDNGAMIAYVGTQRLLAGERDGRTMLATPRWPLSELAPPAHVQK; encoded by the coding sequence ATGCGCGTACTGGGGATCGAAACCTCCTGCGATGAAACGGGGATTGCCCTGTTTGACAGTGAACACGGGCTATTGGCCGACGCCCTGTTCAGCCAGATCGACATGCACGTCGAGCACGGTGGCGTCGTGCCCGAGCTCGCCTCACGCGATCATGTTCGTCGCCTGCTCCCTCTTATTGACCAGGTACTGCTTGAAGCGGGCCTAAAAGCCCGCGAAGTCGATGCCATCGCCTATACAGCAGGCCCCGGCCTGGTCGGCGCTCTGATGGTCGGAGCATCCACCGCACATGGGCTGGCCTGGGCCTGGCAGGTACCGGTACTGGGTGTTCACCACATGGAAGGCCACCTGTTGGCGCCAATGCTGGAAGAAGAGCGCCCCGAATTTCCCTTTGTGGCACTACTGGTCTCGGGTGGACATACCCAGCTGGTCGCCGTGCATGCGCTGGGCGACTATACGCTGCTGGGCGAGTCGGTTGATGACGCAGCAGGCGAGGCGTTCGACAAGGCCGCTCGCATGCTTTCGCTGCCTTATCCCGGTGGCCCTCACATTGCACGTCTCGCCGAGCAGGGCGACCCCACCCGTTTCCGTTTTCCAAGACCCATGACCGACCGTCCTGGACTGGACTTCAGTTTCTCGGGTCTGAAAACGCACACCCTGACCACCATCAAGGCATTGGAATCCGAGGGCACCCTTGATGACCAGACAAGAGCCGATGTGGCCCGCGCCTTTGAAGAAGCGGTGGCCGATACGCTTGTCATCAAGTGTCGACGCGCGCTGGAGCAATCCGGCCTCAAACGCCTGGTCGTAGCCGGGGGCGTCAGTGCCAATCAGCGGCTGCGTCAGCGCCTGGATGCAGCACTTGAAAAAATGGGCGCACGCGCCTTTTACCCGAGAGGGCGCTTCTGTACCGACAATGGCGCCATGATTGCCTATGTGGGCACACAGCGCCTGCTGGCCGGCGAACGCGATGGCCGGACCATGCTGGCCACACCGCGCTGGCCGCTTTCCGAACTGGCGCCCCCGGCGCACGTCCAGAAATAA
- the rsmA gene encoding 16S rRNA (adenine(1518)-N(6)/adenine(1519)-N(6))-dimethyltransferase RsmA produces the protein MSRQPAPMRARKRFGQNFLQDHGVIERIVGSIHPREGDRLVEIGPGQGALTEELLAVHGSLEAIELDRDLIPGLRTRFFNYPDFNIIEGDALAFDFRAFRGEGAPLRVVGNLPYNISTPLIFHLLSAGDAVRDMHFMLQKEVVARLAAQPGTGQWGRLSVMTRYYCQVESLFDVPPEAFLPQPKVDSSIVRLVPWQVRPHVAHDETLLSDLVRRAFSQRRKTLRNNLRDIMSAETLESLEIAPTRRPETLSVGEFVTIANHLSENAS, from the coding sequence ATGTCACGACAACCAGCCCCCATGCGCGCGCGCAAGCGCTTTGGGCAGAATTTTCTTCAGGATCACGGGGTCATTGAGCGTATTGTTGGCTCGATACATCCGCGAGAGGGTGATCGGCTGGTCGAAATCGGACCCGGTCAGGGCGCCCTGACCGAGGAGTTGCTGGCAGTACATGGATCACTTGAGGCCATCGAACTCGACCGTGACCTGATCCCGGGGCTGCGCACGCGCTTTTTTAACTATCCCGACTTCAACATCATTGAAGGGGATGCACTGGCGTTCGATTTCAGGGCATTCCGGGGTGAAGGGGCACCACTGCGTGTGGTCGGTAACCTTCCCTACAATATTTCCACGCCGCTGATTTTCCATCTATTGAGTGCCGGCGACGCGGTGCGCGACATGCACTTCATGCTGCAAAAGGAAGTCGTGGCCCGTCTTGCTGCACAGCCTGGTACCGGACAATGGGGCAGGCTATCTGTCATGACACGCTATTACTGCCAGGTCGAATCGCTCTTTGATGTGCCGCCTGAAGCCTTTTTGCCCCAGCCCAAGGTGGATTCCAGCATCGTACGGCTGGTGCCGTGGCAGGTGCGGCCACACGTGGCGCATGATGAAACACTGCTCTCCGATCTGGTGCGTCGCGCCTTTTCCCAACGGCGCAAGACGCTTCGCAACAATCTGCGGGATATCATGAGCGCCGAGACACTTGAATCGCTTGAGATTGCGCCCACGCGTCGCCCGGAAACCCTGAGTGTCGGTGAGTTTGTGACGATTGCCAATCACCTGTCCGAGAACGCCTCATGA
- the glpE gene encoding thiosulfate sulfurtransferase GlpE gives MSFSHLDHDTLRQWQGNGTAHKVVDIRDPMSFSQGHIPGSCHLDNTSVGDFVERTPQESAVVVVCYHGHSSQQAALWLAGQGFERVYSLDGGFTHWQHQHPDQVVRDDGVGSR, from the coding sequence ATGTCCTTTAGTCATCTCGATCATGACACCCTGAGGCAGTGGCAGGGCAACGGCACTGCGCATAAGGTGGTCGATATTCGCGATCCCATGAGTTTCAGTCAGGGGCATATCCCCGGCAGCTGTCATCTGGACAATACGAGCGTGGGCGATTTTGTCGAACGCACGCCGCAGGAAAGTGCCGTGGTAGTGGTCTGCTATCACGGTCACTCCAGTCAGCAGGCAGCGCTGTGGCTGGCCGGGCAGGGCTTTGAAAGGGTCTACAGCCTGGATGGAGGCTTTACCCACTGGCAGCACCAGCATCCCGATCAGGTGGTACGTGACGATGGGGTCGGGTCGAGGTGA